In a single window of the Trichoderma breve strain T069 chromosome 6, whole genome shotgun sequence genome:
- a CDS encoding sugar transporter domain-containing protein, with amino-acid sequence MEQSKEHVHDHVEKTGDYETAQLAHITDQEDHETGIYQSLIRNPWACVWCIYGLWTVILLSFDVQAAGSVVGIPRFRQDFGYLFEGDYVLPAQWQSAFNGAPVAMAVISSLTAAELADIFGRKLMLLVALVVSFVGVGVEFYATTNAVFFAGKLINGIMVGIIATNMITYIGEIAPLALRGIFTCCIGVSYGIGPLVAFLIINYTGQVDSRWAYRSVFCSQFGFAAVALLLWPFMPESPWFLAGKGRTEKALKSLRKLGYPGEEGEKKLALINLTLEQIRQETEGVTYVECFKKSNLRRTIISIMPLCIQSLSGIAFVAGYFTYYLQLAGYSTSMSYKIQISQPVLSIVGNIMAAAAVDSIGRRNITFYGLIILTAILLITGALGLSHKPSEIKGTVAFILIYSWWYNVSIGSTAFSLLAEVSTSRLRVKTIAIGYSVQSAITVMWQFVIPYLFNPDHANLGAKIAFIFFGFCVICIVYLYFYQPETAGRSYQELDEMFAKGVPARKFKSYKTDIQMQNEAAATAQKTVV; translated from the exons ATGGAACAATCCAAGGAGCATGTGCATGACCATGTCGAGAAAACTGGTGACTATGAGACTGCACAGCTGGCACACATCACCGACCAAGAGGATCACGAGACTGGAATATACCAATCTCTCATCCGCAACCCTTGGGCATGCGTCTGGTGCATCTACGGGCTGTGGACTGTGATTCTGCTCAGTTTCGACGTCCAGGCGGCGGGCAGTGTTGTTGGAATCCCCCGCTTTCGCCAGGACTTTGGGTATCTCTTTGAAGGCGATTATGTGCTGCCGGCTCAATGGCAGTCTGCGTTTAACGGGGCTCCCGTAGCCAT GGCCgtcatttcttctcttactGCTGCGGAACTGGCAGATATTTTCGGCCGAAAACTCATGCTTCTGGTTGCCTTggttgtttcttttgtggGAGTTGGTGTGGAATTCTACGCGACTACGAATGCTGTCTTCTTCGCGGGGAAGCTGATCAACGGAATCATGGTGGGCATTATTGCTACAAACATGATTACCTACATTGGCGAG ATTGCTCCGCTGGCATTGCGTGGCATTTTTACTTGCTGTATTGGCGTCTCGTACGGCATTGGTCCTCTGGTTGCCTTCTTGATCATCAATTACACGGGCCAGGTAGACTCTCGATGGGCGTATCGCTCAGTATTTTGCTCCCAGTTTGGGTTTGCGGCGGTTGCATTACTGCTATGGCCATTTATGCCCGA ATCTCCCTGGTTCCTAGCTGGCAAGGGCCGAACGGAAAAAGCACTGAAGAGCCTTCGTAAACTTGGTTATCCcggcgaagagggagaaaagaaacttgcGCTCATCAACTTGACACTTGAGCAAATCCGCCAAGAAACTGAGGGAGTCACATATGTGGAGTGCTTCAAAAAGTCGAACCTGCGGCGAActatcatcagcatcatgccTCTATGCATTCAGTCCCTTTCTGGTATCGCCTTTGTTGCTGGCTATTTCACGTATTATCTACAACTCGCTGGGTACTCGACTTCTATGAGCTACAAAATTCAGATCTCCCAACCAGTTCTGTCCATTGTTGGCAATATCatggccgctgctgctgttgacaGTATTGGGAGACGCAACATTACTTTTTACGGCCTCATCATCCTTACCGCGATTCTCCTCATCACCGGAGCATTGGGGCTGAGCCACAAACCGTCTGAGATAAAAGGCACTGTCGCATTTATCCTCATTTACAGCTGGTGGTATAATGTCTCGATCGGTTCCACTGCCTTCTCTCTGCTCGCAGAAGTTTCTACATCTCGCCTACGTGTCAAGACTATTGCCATTGGATACTCTGTTCAGAGCGCAATTACCGTCATGTGGCAATTCGTCATTCCTTACTTGTTTAACCCAGATCACGCCAACCTAGGAGCGAAGATTGCATTCATCTTTTTCGGGTTTTGCGTTATTTGTATTGTTTATTTGTACTTCTATCAGCCTGAGACTGCGGGGAGATCTTATCAGGAGCTCGATGAGATGTTTGCCAAGGGGGTCCCCGCGAGGAAGTTTAAGTCTTATAAGACTGACATACAGATGCAGAATGAGGCTGCCGCGACTGCTCAGAAGACTGTTGTGTAA